The Kosmotoga olearia TBF 19.5.1 sequence CGAAAAACCGCGACCTTTAGCCTTTAACTGATAAGTCGAAACCCCGATGTCCAGGAGAAATCCATCCACTTTATCGACCGCTAAACTTTCAAGGACCAAGTCGAAATCAACATAAGACACGTTGAACAACTCTACGTTCTCCTTAAACTCTTTCAGGTTCTGCTCCGCTATTGCTAGAACCTCTTCATCGATATCAAGACCTATTACTTTACATTTGCCTGACGTTGCTTCAATTATTGCTTTTGTATGCCCACCTTCGCCGAGCGTGCCGTCCACATAAACTCCATTATAGGTAGGACGCAAATAATGGAGCGTTTCCTGGACCATCACGCTCCGGTGAGACTCATTGTACTGTCTTTGCAATGTGATCCTCTCCGCTCAATCAAAATGATATCATTTTTATGTCTTCAATGTCAAATTTTGAGAAAAAATTCTTGCTATTCTTTGTCTTCATCAATTGACGCAAAAAACAGAAGTTCTTTTTCAATGAAATCATCTATGTATCCATCCATGACAGCCTGGACGTCTCCTGTTTCGTAATTGGTTCTGTGGTCTTTTACCATGGTATAAGGCTGGAAAACATAGGACCGTATCTGATTGCCCCACGCGATGTCTTTTTGCTCACCCATCAATTTCATTTTTTCTTGACGCTTCTTTTCTAATTCCAGCTCAAACAATTTTGCTTTAAGAATTTTCATTGCGGTTGCTTTGTTCTGATGCTGTGAGCGTTCGTTTTGACAGGTAACAACTATTCCCGTTGGAATATGGGTAATTCTCACCGCGGATTCCGTTCGATTGACATGTTGCCCGCCGGCTCCACCAGCACGATAGGTATCGATTTTGAGATCCTCAGGTCTGATATCTATCTCCACATCGTCGTCCATTTCAGGGAAGACACTCACAGAAGCGAATGAAGTGTGTCTTCTGTGGTTAGCGTCAAAGGGTGATATCCTTACGAGCCTGTGAACTCCCGCTTCATATTTCAATTTTCCATAAGCATAAGGGCCGGCTATATTTATAGTGGCACTCTTTATTCCAGCTTCTTCGCCTGGCTGTTCTTCTATAGTAGTTACTTTGTAATTATTACGCTCAGCCCAGCGTATGTACATTCTTAATAGCATGGAAGCCCAATCCTGAGATTCTGTTCCACCAGCTCCCGGATGAACTGACAAATAAGCATTGTAAGCATCATAAGGACTACTCAATAAGATATTTAGTTCGAACTCTTTTACCATATCTTCAGCTTCTTTCAGAAGCTCGTTGAGGTTTTCAAGATAGCTTTCGTCTTCTTCTGAGAGTTCAACGGCGATATCTATGTTTTCAAACAGTTCCTGGACTTTATTGAGTAAATCGAGCTGACTTCTTAAAGCTTGAGCCTGTTGTCCGAGTTTTCCTGCACGCCGCTGGTCCGACCAAACGGACGGGTCGGAAAGCTCTTTTTCTATCCGGGAAAGCTTTTCTTTTATCTTATCCACGTCAACGGTTGTTTTTATATTTTCAAATTTGTCTCTCAGTTCCTGGATTCTGGCGTTTGTTTCATAACTTAACATTGTTGGTTCCCACCATCCTTCAACGTTTTACTTTGAATCTTCTGCTATGAGTACCGTGCTTTTTCTCTTTAGAACGTTTACCGCCATCTTTTTTGAGGGCAGAAAATTCATTATGAACGAAATTCAACTTTTGTAGCTCTTTCTGCGCTTTCTCTCTTGTTTTTTCGCTATCTATTCTGATCAATCTTACCAGTACGCTGACAATGTCATCGTACAACGAATCGACCATTTCTTCAAACAATATATAGGATTCTTTTTTGAATTCTATCACAGGATCCTTTTGTCCGTAAGCCCTTAAACCCACCGAGTCCTTCAAATGTTCTATTGCTTCCAGGTGTTTTCTCCAGCGTTCATCTATCATGCGAAGCATTAAATATTTCAGCACATTGGGGAACTCATCGCCAAAGGCTTTTTTCTTTTCTTCATACTCTTTTTTCAGGTTTTCTATGAGTATATTGGTTAACTCTTCAGGTTTTTTGCAGCTTTTAACACCTTCCAGGATTCGTTCAGGTAGAAAGCCGAAGGAAGTTTTTATCTCTTCATATGCGGGAACAGTTTCCCAATTTTCTGTTCTGCGAGTAACCGTATCCTCTATGATTTCATGGATATGTTTATCGATGTCTTCACCTCTAAGGAGCCAATCCCTGTGGGCGTAAATAGCACTCCTTTGTTTATCTACAACAGAGTCTAGCTCGTAAAGGCGTTTTCGTATTGAGAAATGAATACCTTCGATTTTTTTCTGAGCGGAGTTGATTATTCTACTCAGCAATGGATGTTCGATTGGTTCACCTTTTTCTATTTTGAGGGTGTCCATAATACCTTTGAGCTTTTCTCCGCCAAAAAGACGAATCAAGTCATCTTCGAGGGATAGGAAGAACCTCGATTCTCCGGGATCCCCTTGCCTTCCGGAACGACCGATGAGCTGGTTGTCTATTCTTCGACTTTCATGACGCTCCGTTCCAAGAACGAATAATCCGCCAAGTTCTTTGACACCCTCACCAAGCTTTATATCGGTTCCTCTACCGGCCATATTCGTAGCGATGGTTACAGTACCTTTTTCACCAGCTTTGGCTACTATTTCTGCTTCTCTTTCGTGGTGCTTGGCATTTAAGACTTCATGTGGAATGCCTTTTTTTCTAAGCAAAGAGCTCAGATATTCACTCTTTTCTATAGAAGTTGTTCCAACAAGAACAGGTTGGCCTTTCTTATAGCGTTTTTCTATTTCCTCAACAATAGCAGCGTATTTTTCTTCTACAGTACGGAAGACGAGATCATCTTTGTCTTTTCTGAGAACTGGTTTGTTTGTCGGTATAACCACTACCTCACAACCGTATATTGATACGAATTCGGCTTCTTCGGTAGCAGCCGTTCCTGTCATCCCCGCGAGTTTTTCATACATCTTGAAGTAGTTCTGGAAGGTGATAGTGGCATAAGTAATGCTTTCTTCTTTTATCTTGACATTTTCTTTTGCTTCGATGGCTTGGTGCAATCCTTCACTGTAACGTCTTCCTGGAAGAAGTCTTCCGGTGAATTCGTCGACGATAATGACTTCCCCGTTGGATACGATGTAATCCACATCTTTTTTAAAAAGAGTTCGGGCTTTTAAGGCATTCAAAAGATGGAAAAGGTAAGTATAATTATTTGGGTCGTAGAGATTATCAATCCCGAAGAGTCTCTCGGCTTTTTCTATTCCTTTATCGGTAAGACTGACCGTTTTTTCTTTTTCATTTACGATAAAATCTTCATTTTCCACAAAGCGTCTGGCATAGAAGGCGGATTTTCTGTATAGTTCTGAAGATGCCTCTGCTGGTCCCGAAATGATCAGAGGTGTTCTGGCTTCGTCTATCAAGATGCTATCAGCTTCGTCAACGATAACGTAGTAGTGGTCTCTTTGCACTTTTTGTTCTAATGAGTAGACAAGATTATCGCGCAAATAATCGAATCCAAATTCGTTGGCAGTACCGTAAGTTACATCGGATTGATAGGCTTTTTTTCGATCTGATGTATCCATGGATGATTGTATGTATCCAACGGTTAATCCTAGATATTCATAGACTGGTCCCATCCACGCCGCATCTCTTCTTGCCAGGTAGTCGTTGACTGTGGCGAGTTGAACGTTTTTCCCGGTCAAGGCGTTCAGATAGAGGGGCATGGTTGCTACCAGGGTTTTTCCTTCTCCGGTTTTCATTTCGGCTATCTTTCCCTCGTGGAGAGCTATGGCGCCCATTACCTGGACGTCAAAATGCCTCATACCAACCGTTCTTCTGGCACTTTCACGAACAAGAGCAAAAGCTTCAGGCAAAAGATTATCCAATGGTTCTCCCTTTTTTATCCTCTCTTTTAATTCACGGGTCTTCTGAGGAAATTTTTCTGCCGGGTATTCCCTGACTTCTTTTTCCAGAGCATTCACTTTTTTTACAATGGAATCGTATCTTTTCAAAGTTCTTTTGTTCTTGTCGAAAAGCTTTCCTAAAATTTTCATAATTCACCTCAATATATTCTCAGCGTGTGTATGAATGTTCCAGAAGAATCCACAGTTTCCTGATAGAGTATAGCTGAATCAACATTTAGACCGAGAATGTAGCTAAAGAGTTCCCCGAGATTCACGAAGATCTCAGCTATGTCTTCTGTCATGCCAAGATGTTTTAAAAAGGTATACTGTGGATCTTTAGTAAGGACTTTCCCGTTTTCTAGTCTTGAGAAATACTCGTTGGAATCCAGGGTTGTAACCACCAATTTTGAAGGTTGGAATATAAAATACAGTGTTTCGAAGAAATTTTCGAGCTTGAAGATTTCGATTTCATTATCTTCGAATCTTTCAGCTCCCCACTCCAGCAAGCGTTCCTTCTCTTTTTCCAGTTGTTCTGAGATGTTGAATTCCAGATTAATAACCGGGGAAGATTCCTCTGTGATAAGATCACCGTAAACTCTGACATAGCCGGTGCTCTTCATTGCGATGTCCCCCATAAGTTCTGCGAGTTCTCTATAGGATTCAAGATCCATTTCAAACCAATGGGAAAGTTCTCTTCTCAGGGTTTTAATGCTGTCGTGTGGAAAGGTTACAATAAAGTCTCCAAAAAACGGAGTGTCCAGTCCTTCTTTTCCATCAATTGAGCTTCTAAGGCTATCGAGATCTTCTGGATTTATAAAAAGGGTACTTTGTGAAATCGTAGCGGTCAGGGTGTGTCCTTCAGGTCTTGCAAAAAGAGTGGTGTCTTTTGTTTTGAAAGGTAAATGTAGACCGAAATTTATGTCGAATTTGTCGCTCTGGAAGTACCCGGTTATCCAGTACTGCGTACTCTTTTCTTGAAGTTCTTTAACTTTTTCTGAGACATCCACAAGTCTTTCAACTTTGCCATCATAAGCATCTAAAGCTTTCTTCAGTGATTCGCTGTTGTTCCCAAGAAGCAAGTATTCGTCCTTTATAGAATAAAAGAGTGTGCCTCCATTGCTTCTCAGTTCCCCTATTTTTTCACCAGGTTGTATGATTTTACTTGTATTGCTTAGCTTGGAGATTACCTCCAGAAGGACTTCTGGTTCGCTGCACTTCCAGACGACATAGAAGATCATTCCGTCAGATTTCAAAGTGCTTATAAGATAGAAGGGATCGAAGGTGAGAAGGTCTTCTAAATTCAGAGAGAAGCTTTCGCCAGCTATTAAAACTTCATCGCTTAGAGCCTGGTTAAATACCTGTTCACCGGAAACTCCGGAATCGAGAATGCCTTCGATGGTGCTGGTCATAAGACTTTCAATACCGGCTCCTTCATCTGCAAGATAGGTATAGAAAAAATTTGTGTTTTCTTTCAGAATATCTAGATTTCCTCGAGTGTCCCTCAATAGGAAAAAATATCCTGCACTGGATGGAACGAAATCCAGCGTTTCCTGAGCGATAGTAAAAATTCCAAGGAAAGCGATGAAAATAAAGACCAGGCTTTTTTTCATTTTATTCACCCATCATCTATCTAATATTTTGTTAAATGCTTCCGAAACAACCTCACTTACGATATTTAATTCAAATGAACTATCATTAGTTTTCCATTTACAGTACAGGAGATACTCTATATTCCCGCTTTTCCCTGCTATTGGTGAATAATCAAGCCCACAAACAGAAAAACCAGCATGTTCAAAAGTTTTGATAACTCTTTCGAGGATTTTATCATGAATCTCAGGATCTTTTACTGTTCCTTTTTGTACAAAAGCTGGTCCCGCTTCAAACTGAGGTTTCACAAGTGCAATACATTCTCCTTTTTCACACAACAGTTTTCCGAAAATCTCAACCACTTTTGTCAGCGAGATAAAAGATAGGTCGGCTGTTATCATATCTACATAACCATTCAGCATTTCAACAGATAGGTTTCTTACGTCTGTACCTTCCATTATCTTGACTCTCGGGTTGTTTCTGAGCGAGGCGTGGAGTTGGTTTTTTCCAACGTCAACAGCATACACAATCTTAGCACCTTTTTCCAGAAGCAACTGGGTGAAACCACCGGTTGATGCACCTATGTCACACACGCGCTTC is a genomic window containing:
- a CDS encoding TlyA family RNA methyltransferase; the encoded protein is MSLKLRLDELLVARNFFSSRSRASDIIKQGKVSINGKIVKKPGKKVPLDIKIEINDLKDYVGRGYLKLEKALKVFQVNPEEKRVCDIGASTGGFTQLLLEKGAKIVYAVDVGKNQLHASLRNNPRVKIMEGTDVRNLSVEMLNGYVDMITADLSFISLTKVVEIFGKLLCEKGECIALVKPQFEAGPAFVQKGTVKDPEIHDKILERVIKTFEHAGFSVCGLDYSPIAGKSGNIEYLLYCKWKTNDSSFELNIVSEVVSEAFNKILDR
- the secA gene encoding preprotein translocase subunit SecA; this translates as MKILGKLFDKNKRTLKRYDSIVKKVNALEKEVREYPAEKFPQKTRELKERIKKGEPLDNLLPEAFALVRESARRTVGMRHFDVQVMGAIALHEGKIAEMKTGEGKTLVATMPLYLNALTGKNVQLATVNDYLARRDAAWMGPVYEYLGLTVGYIQSSMDTSDRKKAYQSDVTYGTANEFGFDYLRDNLVYSLEQKVQRDHYYVIVDEADSILIDEARTPLIISGPAEASSELYRKSAFYARRFVENEDFIVNEKEKTVSLTDKGIEKAERLFGIDNLYDPNNYTYLFHLLNALKARTLFKKDVDYIVSNGEVIIVDEFTGRLLPGRRYSEGLHQAIEAKENVKIKEESITYATITFQNYFKMYEKLAGMTGTAATEEAEFVSIYGCEVVVIPTNKPVLRKDKDDLVFRTVEEKYAAIVEEIEKRYKKGQPVLVGTTSIEKSEYLSSLLRKKGIPHEVLNAKHHEREAEIVAKAGEKGTVTIATNMAGRGTDIKLGEGVKELGGLFVLGTERHESRRIDNQLIGRSGRQGDPGESRFFLSLEDDLIRLFGGEKLKGIMDTLKIEKGEPIEHPLLSRIINSAQKKIEGIHFSIRKRLYELDSVVDKQRSAIYAHRDWLLRGEDIDKHIHEIIEDTVTRRTENWETVPAYEEIKTSFGFLPERILEGVKSCKKPEELTNILIENLKKEYEEKKKAFGDEFPNVLKYLMLRMIDERWRKHLEAIEHLKDSVGLRAYGQKDPVIEFKKESYILFEEMVDSLYDDIVSVLVRLIRIDSEKTREKAQKELQKLNFVHNEFSALKKDGGKRSKEKKHGTHSRRFKVKR
- the prfB gene encoding peptide chain release factor 2; amino-acid sequence: MLSYETNARIQELRDKFENIKTTVDVDKIKEKLSRIEKELSDPSVWSDQRRAGKLGQQAQALRSQLDLLNKVQELFENIDIAVELSEEDESYLENLNELLKEAEDMVKEFELNILLSSPYDAYNAYLSVHPGAGGTESQDWASMLLRMYIRWAERNNYKVTTIEEQPGEEAGIKSATINIAGPYAYGKLKYEAGVHRLVRISPFDANHRRHTSFASVSVFPEMDDDVEIDIRPEDLKIDTYRAGGAGGQHVNRTESAVRITHIPTGIVVTCQNERSQHQNKATAMKILKAKLFELELEKKRQEKMKLMGEQKDIAWGNQIRSYVFQPYTMVKDHRTNYETGDVQAVMDGYIDDFIEKELLFFASIDEDKE